One genomic region from Aureibacillus halotolerans encodes:
- a CDS encoding GatB/YqeY domain-containing protein — protein sequence MNLLERLNQDMKEAMKARDKDRLTVIRMLKASYQNEAIKLGKQELSEEEALNILSREAKQRKESLREFDAAGRSDLSEQVAKGLDIVTMYMPEQLSEESLRTLIQETITDVGATSPADMGKVMGAVLPKVKGKADGTLVRTIVQDELS from the coding sequence ATGAATTTATTGGAGCGTCTGAATCAAGATATGAAAGAAGCAATGAAGGCGCGAGACAAAGACAGATTGACTGTGATCCGCATGCTAAAGGCATCTTATCAAAATGAAGCCATAAAGCTTGGAAAACAGGAACTGTCGGAGGAAGAAGCCTTGAATATTCTTTCCCGTGAAGCAAAGCAACGTAAGGAATCCCTCCGTGAATTTGACGCAGCGGGGCGCAGTGATCTATCTGAGCAAGTTGCAAAGGGATTGGACATCGTCACGATGTATATGCCTGAGCAGCTTTCAGAAGAAAGCTTGCGCACATTGATTCAGGAAACTATAACAGACGTGGGAGCTACCTCCCCAGCTGATATGGGTAAAGTCATGGGAGCCGTTTTGCCGAAAGTAAAAGGCAAAGCAGATGGCACTCTCGTTCGGACGATAGTACAAGATGAATTATCGTAA
- the rpsU gene encoding 30S ribosomal protein S21: MSNGTRVKSNESLEDALRRFKKTVSKSGTMAEFRKREFYDKPSVKRKKKSEAARKRKF; this comes from the coding sequence ATGTCAAACGGAACTCGAGTGAAATCAAATGAAAGTTTAGAAGACGCTCTCCGCCGTTTCAAAAAGACCGTTTCAAAAAGTGGAACGATGGCAGAATTTCGTAAGCGTGAATTCTACGATAAGCCAAGTGTTAAACGTAAGAAAAAATCTGAAGCGGCCAGAAAGCGCAAATTCTAG
- a CDS encoding Na/Pi symporter, which yields MNPLLITFAVYISIFLFGMTLMRTGLLYLGKERANVWIEAATSQPWKSLLIGTAASAILQSSSAVLIMTVALVAAKQLRFTSAVGIVLGANIGTTLTLEILAFHIDVIAIPLVIIGALCLFTGKKKWMFAGTLTFGLGCMLIAMHGFESLSGAMIGFVNRVLETTNATEWQSFLVGNLFTIIIQSSSGALAIVMTMLEQNALLMTLALAFMLGSNVGTCATAFLASIGAGKAAFYVALSHLAVNLLGTLLFYPLLPWFSEWTQMLSNHPAQQLAHASVIYNIVTSVVCLPLLLPLAKRIEKAL from the coding sequence ATGAATCCTCTACTCATCACTTTTGCTGTGTATATCAGCATATTTTTGTTTGGCATGACGCTTATGAGGACAGGCCTTCTGTATCTTGGGAAGGAACGAGCAAATGTTTGGATCGAAGCCGCAACGAGTCAGCCTTGGAAAAGCTTGCTCATCGGCACGGCAGCATCGGCCATATTGCAAAGCAGCTCTGCTGTGCTTATTATGACGGTCGCTCTCGTTGCCGCAAAACAGCTCCGTTTCACAAGTGCTGTCGGCATTGTCCTTGGAGCCAATATTGGTACGACGCTTACATTGGAAATTCTAGCGTTTCATATTGACGTTATCGCCATTCCTCTTGTTATCATCGGTGCCTTATGTTTGTTCACGGGAAAGAAAAAATGGATGTTCGCCGGAACGCTTACATTTGGCTTAGGCTGTATGCTCATCGCCATGCATGGCTTTGAAAGCTTATCAGGAGCGATGATTGGTTTTGTGAACCGGGTGCTTGAGACGACGAACGCGACCGAGTGGCAAAGTTTTTTAGTAGGCAATCTTTTTACCATTATTATTCAATCTAGTTCTGGCGCTCTCGCCATTGTGATGACGATGCTTGAGCAGAATGCCTTGCTAATGACGCTCGCTCTTGCCTTTATGCTTGGCTCCAATGTCGGCACGTGCGCGACGGCCTTTTTGGCCTCGATTGGTGCAGGCAAGGCAGCCTTTTATGTCGCTCTAAGCCACCTTGCCGTCAATCTTCTCGGGACACTATTGTTTTATCCGCTACTGCCATGGTTTTCAGAATGGACACAAATGCTCTCAAACCATCCTGCACAGCAGCTTGCCCATGCAAGTGTCATTTACAATATTGTAACCTC